GCCTATCTAGCACCATTCGGAGACCAGTCTGATTTTGAAATGAGTAGAGAAACGGAACCATTTGATCAGATTTCATTAGTTAATGACGAGTCAGCCAAAAACCCTAGACCTAATGATAAAGCGTATCATTTTGATCAGGAAATTGATGGATCCACCTTTTATTTTTCAAAAGGAAGACTTGTAGCTACCTTTATTGCTACTATAACACGTAATGAATCATCTGGCGGAGTCGATATTAAACGTATTCTTACTAGGTACGATAACAATTGCATGCCAAAAGAGATATTAAGAACAGAAACAAAGTCTGATAACCTAAAAACCGAAAGCATACTTTGGCGAGTGAATTTAAATTTGTGTACTCAGTATCTAAAAGAGAAAAAACCTATAAATAAAGATTCTCAATTTTTAAAAAACAAGGAATATAATTTTCAAATTGACCTGAGTGATGAAGATACTGAAGAAAATCTCAAAGATTTAATAAAAGACCTAACCGAAGCTTGTAAAAAGTTTCCAAGTGAAAAACCATCGTCGGCATCATCAAAAGGACATGAAACTGTTAAATAAATAGAAATAGCCTTTCATTCTTGAAATAAGTGTGTTTCCAATAGCTGCGATGCTAGTGATAAAAACCCATGACATCAGCCTTTATTCATTCTAGACTGGACTTTCTTTCTGGAGGATGAATAGAAAACCGAGCTCTGACACATGAAAAATCATCGATTTATGCATTAATGCTCGGGGCCCTTGGGGTTGTTTTTGGGGATATCGGGACCTCCCCTCTCTATGCCCTCCGAGAGTGCTTCACCCATAACCATCAAATTGCTATCAATCATAATAATGTAATGGGAATCCTATCTTTAATTCTATGGTCACTTTTAATTGGAATCAGTTTCAAATACATGACTATTGTTTTACGAGCAGACAACAAAGGTGAAGGTGGAATTTTATCCCTGATGAGCCTTGCCTCCTCTGTGGTTGAAAAAGGATCAAAAAGAAACATTGTTATTTTAACTTTGGGATTATTTGGAGCCTCTCTTCTCTACGGTGATGGGATCATCACTCCTGCGATTTCTGTGCTTTCTGCTGTTGAAGGCCTACAAGTGGTCTTTCCTGAATCTCAGAACTGGGTGGTCCCTATTACCTGCGCCATCCTCGCTGTCTTATTTGTGTTCCAGTCCTTGGGAACAACAAGAATCGGATTCTTCTTTGGACCTTTAATACTCATTTGGTTTTTAGTTATTGGAATCATGGGAGCTGTTCAAATTATGGCTCATCCTGAAATTTTAATGGCCATAAATCCTGCCTATGCATTTAATTTCTTTAAAGACAACCCCACGTTTGGCTATCTAGTGTTAGGAAGCGTTGTCCTCGTGATTACAGGAGGGGAGGCTCTGTATGCTGATATGGGCCATTTCGGCAGTAGACCCATTAGACTTTGTTGGTTTTATATCGCACTTCCAGCTTTGGTTTTAAATTATTTTGGCCAAGGCTCATTGCTTTTAAATTCTCCCGAATCCATCAGCAATCCTTTTTACCTATTGGCTCCAGGCTGGGCCCAGGTTCCTTTAATTATCCTTTCAACTTTGGCTACGACTATTGCTTCCCAGGCACTTATTTCTGGAGTTTTTTCTATCACCCGTCAGGCCGTGCAGCTGGGATTTTGTCCGCGGATCAATGTTATTCACACTTCAGTTCGCGAGATTGGTCAAATCTATGTGCCTTTTGTAAATTGGGCTTTATTTCTTGGTGTGATTTGGCTTGTTTTAAATTTCAAATCTTCAAGTCATTTAGCCGCGGCTTACGGGATTGCCGTATCTGGAACCATGCTAATCACAACCATTCTCGCTTTTTATGTGGCAATCAAAAAGTGGAAGTGGCCTATTTTACCGTCCTCAATTTTATTTTTAATTATTCTCTTATTTGATGTGAGTTTCTTTTTCCCGAATCTCTTGAAAATCACCCACGGAGGCTGGGTTCCCCTTGTTCTTGGGGGAACCGTCTATATTCTGATGACCACTTGGCAAAAAGGCAGACGCATTCTTGCTGAAGCCTTGAAGACAAAATCAATTCCTGTCACTGAGCTCATCAAAAAAATTGAGATAGAAAAGCCCTACCGGGTCCAAGGTACAGCTATTTATATGTCTTCTGACCCTTGGGGTGTTCCCATTCCTTTGCTTCATAACCTGCGGCATAATAAAGTACTTCACGAAAGAGTTATTTTCTTAACTATTTCCACCAAAGAAATTCCTTTTGTAAACAAAAGCGAAAGGGTTCAACTAGAATGCTTTGGGCAAAATGTTTATCGAATCGTGGCTTCTTTTGGGTTTATGGAAACACCCAAAATTAAACATATTCTGGAGGCCTGCCGCTTGAAAGATTTTAATATCTTACTGAATGAGACCACTTTTGTTCTTGGAAGAGAAACCATTCTGCCCTCTTCCATGCTTGGTATGGCTCTTTGGCGTGAGTGGCTTTTTGCGGTCATGGCAAAAAATGCTGCCCGACCCACAGCCTTTTTCCGTATCCCTCCCAATTCTGTTATTGAAGTAGGAATTCAAATTGAAATTTAATATTTAGAAGCTATTTTAAAAAATCTTCGACCAGGTTTTTAAGTTTTGAGGCGGCATTCAAAGATTTTTGCTGGAGGGATGTTTAATACTTCCCAATGTGATGTTACTTCAAATTTTTCTTTTAATAAATTCTGAAATCGAGCACCAGAGTTGGTTAAAACCGCATTGCAAGCAAGATAGGTTTTAAAATACCCACCTTTTTCAAGATGCAATTTAACCTGCTCAATAATGTTCTGTTGAATTTGCCGATCAAACAATGACCAAGGGAGGGTCGAAACGATCAGATCAAATTTCCGTTTTTCACTGTAATCAGAAATGGCTTCCGCAGAACTACAAATAAATTTAAAACCTTTATATCTATTTGAAACAAACTTATAAAGATCTTCATTTATTTCAATACCAATATATTTATCCTTATCACTCATGTTTTTAAAAATTTTTTCAGTGACAGCACCAGCCCCTACTCCCAACTCTAAAACAGAACAATGGGGATCAACCTGTAATGGCGAAATTAATGCCTTCACTACGGAAGATGATGTTTGAAACAATGTTGAAATCTGTAATGGTTCTTTTATAGCCGCCTTAAAAAAATGAAAAGAAGATGTCATAGATTATTCAAACTCTTCATCGATACTAGCGCCTTCATTAATCCCCCGAACTTCATCAATAAAAGTCTGGGTATCTTCTTCAAATTCATTTTCCAAATTGGATTCATCAATTTCCAACTCTTGAATGGCAGACAAGAAATCTTTTTCCGTTCTTAAATCCCTGCGGATCATCTCTAGAAATTTATCAGGATATCTAGAGGTTAATTCTTCGACATACCGTTCAAGTTTTCCATCCGTCAAAATCTTCTTACGCACCTGAATTTTCTTCCAATAAAGCAAATAATGATAACGGCAATAACCATCAACACCGGCTACCTGGTCACAGTCGCGAGCCCGGCAAAGTAAATTTCCCTCGGCATCGGTTAAATTAATCTCTTCAAAGTTTTTTTCTTTAACTTCGGCTTCAAAAAGCAACGAGTCATCAATTTCAAGGTCAGCTTCTTCGACAGCTTTTAAATCCTCTGCATACTCTTCGATTTCATTCCCATTATCATCATCCAAAAAAACATCATCTAAAGCATCCGTCTCTTTGTTGTCCTTGAGATCTTTTGTTTTTTGAGGTTTTTGCTTTTTTAGCTCCTTTTGACTTTGATTTTTAGCTTCAACCTTATTAGATTTTGAACCCTCTCCTGACAACTCAACTGTTTTTGAAGAAGCTCCATGTTTTTTATCAGTTATTTTTTTGTCGAAAACTTTTTTGTCAAATTCTTTTTTATCAGCGAACTTTTTACTCTTATTTTGATCTTCTTGAAGTTTTTTATTTTTTAGCTCTAAGCTTTTCTCGTGCTCTCTTTTTTTTAATTCTAACTTTTTAAGATGTTCTTTTTTAAAAGAGGTAACTTCAATTTTTATTTCTTTTTTATGCCCTTTAATTGGTAATTTTGAGAATTCCGTTCTTTTTGAATCAACACCCTTTAGTTCTGGTTTGTTGTATTTTTTATTAAACTCAACTTCTTTTTTGGCTCCCTTAAAATGGCTTTTGTTCGGAGCGTTATATTTAAGACTCGATTTAGGCATTTCTTTAGAGAAAGTTTTAACGCCTGCTTTTTCAGCACTTTTACTTATCATTTTTTTTGACTTATTTTTGTCACTGCCTTTAGAGCCAATATGCTTAGAATTATTGGATTTTTGATTTTTTCCAGAAGGTGTTTTTGCTTTGTGTGTCATTTTCATCTTGATGTTTTTTCCCATGCCCTAGCCTTTATTTAATACGCCAACGAAGTCAACTTAAAATTTACTTAATAATGATCGGCGCGTTGATAGATTTGACCTCAATGCGGGTCAAGGTTTTGTCCCCTGGAGTTCTGCCCTTAAAGGTGCTTTCTTGCTTATTTTTATATGACTTTAAAGACCCAGGTAAATAAATATCACCCTCATCACTCTTCAAATTTAACCCTATTCCCGAAACATTGTTGGTATTAACAAAAATCCTACCCGTCTTCGCCTTCAGGATAAGTTCGTTATCCTTACTCAATCGAACCTGAGTGTTCACATCATCCAAGTTTGCCTCAAAGCGCCCTTGGTTTGTAAAAGCACCCAAAGTTCCTTTAGTCATTTCAAGAAAAAAAGAACCTGAATTTTGATTTAAACTGACCTGACCATTGTAGGCGTAAATTTGTTGATTACCCTGTGTTTTATCTAAAGACAATTTAAGATTTTGCACTTTAAATTCGCCATCACTCAAAGAATTTTGCACATTCAATTTAAGTTGCTCTCCATCAAAAATCATTTTCCCTGTATGAGTTTCGACAGCGATATCTCCATTAACCAAAGAAACTTGAAGTTCTCCAGTGGTTTTAATAAACTTTAAGATTCCAAAAGAGCTGGTCACTTTGATTTCTTTCTTCATATTTTCAACTAACAAATCAACTTTATAACCAGAAACTTGAATGGGAATACTAGGAGTTTGGATGAGTATTTTTTGTTTTGGAGAATTGAGCTCGGACATGAGATCTTTTTTATTTTCCTTTAAAATCTCTTCAATCAGAAGTCCCTTACCATTTGAATTTTTTAACACCCAACGATTTTTGTCGGACACTCCCACTATCTTGATAGTGGCACCCGGGGACTCCGAGATTTTAACATCTAGATTCTGTCCCTTCAATATCAACGCCGGGTAGTCCCGCACCGAAAGCTCAATCGCCTGACCAAACACCTGGCTGCAACGAAAAAAGCTCAACGCCATAAAAACTAAATAAGAAGTCGATTTTCTAAACAAGGATTTTCTAAACATAGACGAGTATTTCAAAGTGAATCTGCATCCGTGTCAACTTCAAGTTTCCCTCGTTAATGGAATGACATCCTGTGCATGAAGAGAACTTACTTGACCCCTCTGAAGTGCAGGTAAAAACTCGAGGTGATCAATTAAACATCACTCAAAAAAAATAGAGGGGAAAATTATGAACAGAGTCGTGATTGTCAGTTCGCTCAGAACTCCTGTCGGAAGATTTCAAGGAAGTTTAGGTGCCCTTCCTGCTCCTAAATTAGGAGCCATCGTGATTAAAGAAACTATGAAAAGATTTTCACTATCAGCCGAGGCAATTGATGAAGTGATCATGGGTGAAGTTTTAGCCGCAGGGGTTGGGCAAGCACCCGCCAGACAAGCCGCCATCTTTGGTGGACTCAGCAACAAGACTCCTTGTTTAACCATTAACAAAGTTTGTGGATCTGGTCTTAAAGCCGTCATGCTAGGCGCCGATGCGATCACCCTAGGGCACAGCCATGTTGTCCTTGCCGGTGGCCAAGAAAATATGACCCTGGCCCCTCACCTCCTCGAAAACTCAAGATCGGGATTCCGAATGGGACCAGCCATGGTAGCTGACTCTATGCTCAAAGATGGGCTCTGGGATCCCTATGGAAATTCCCATATGGGTTCCTTTGGGGATCTTTGCGCAAGAGAAAATCACTTTACAAGAGAAATGCAGGATCAGTTTGCCATTGAATCCTATCAATTTGCCCAGAATGCCATGACTCAGAATTATTTCAAAAATGAAATTGTTCCGGTAATCATAGAAAACAAAAAAGGCAATATCCTTGTGGATAAAGACGAAGAACCCTTTAACACTCAATTTGATAAAATTCCCACCTTAAAGCCCGCCTTCGAAAAAGAAGGCACCGTGACGGCCGCGAATGCTTCCAAAATTAATGATGGAGCCGCTGTTCATTTGTTAATGTCAGAGACCCAGGCTCAAAAAAGTGGATTAAAACCCCTAGCACGCATTGTAGCTTATGCAACCAATGCCCATGATCCAAGTTATTTCACCACGGCTCCTGTCGGGGCCATTAAAAAAGTACTCAACTTAGCCAATCTCAAAGTTTCTGATATTGATCGCTGGGAAATCAATGAGGCCTTTAGCGTGGTCACCCTGTTTGCTATTAAAGAATTAGAACTTACAAGGGCCAAGGTCAATTCCCACGGTGGTGCCATTGCCATTGGTCATCCCATTGGAGCCAGTGGCGCTAGAATTTTGGCCACTCTGGTACATGGTCTACATACTCATCAACAAAAATATGGTTTAGCGACCTTGTGTATCGGTGGAGGCGAAGCTGTTGCCATGATTATCGAAAGAGTTTAAAACATGGTTCATTTTTTCATGAACCATGTTCATTAATTTCTTTTTATCATCGATCACAAAATCTGTTGTTTCAATAGAATCCATCACTTCAAGAGTGATGGTGTCTTGCCAGTGGTAAAAATTCGGAATAAAACTTTTTTTAGACATCACCCGGTTGGCATTTCGAATGATCACAGGAACAATGGGCGCTTGGCATTGGATTGCAAAGACAAATGGTCCCGACTTAAATTTTCCCAGACGCGGCTCCAGCTGCCTTCCTCCTTCGGGGCTCAAAGCAAATCTTTCGCCCTTTTGCATCCTGATTTTTGCCTTCTCATAAACTCTAAAAACAGATTCTTTACGGTCTCTGTTGATAGGAAGAACTCCCACCCTTGCGATGGCCTTCCCAAAAAAAGGAATCTTAAATAATTCAATTTTGGCCCCAAAACGAAATGAAGGAAGAGCTGCTGACATCGCCCAGACATCAAAATAACTGGTGTGATTAAAGAGGTACAAACAACCCCCATTTTTGGGAATTTTCTCGCGATGGATCACTTTCACTTTCACATTAAACATCCGACAAGTATTGCGGGCCCACCATTTAATAACCCTATTATCTATTTTTCGGTCATTAAAAATCAAATTTAAAACTATCGTTACCACAGAGGCTATCAAAGTAAAAAAGGGGTATATCAAAACCATCACTATGGATCTTAGTGGTGCTAAGGAATCTAACATCATAAGCCTCCTAGTTCCCTGGGAACAATCTATTTCTGGCGGCTTTTATTTGTCGCTCTTTATAAGAATCATGGTTGGAAGGTCCTGAGATCATATTCGTATAGGATTTTTCATCCATGATTTGAACCTCATAGGGAAAGAAAAAACTAAATAACCTTTTATCTTCTTTATCAATATGAATAAGTTTCCGCGTGATAAATTTAATAAACTTAAAATCATTATGGGTCTGTTTATTGCTTTTACGAAAAAGATCGGTCTCTTTTAAGTTTTCCTCTAGGTACTTTTCCATATAGGAGTGAAAATCAGTTCGCGAAATTTTTTCCTGTTTGGCAAGCTCTAAAGCTTTACGAAAATGACTTACAGGATAAAGATTATTTGAAGACTGATCCGGCATTGTATGAGGAAAGCTAATCATTTGATGCTCTAACAAAAATCGTAATACGGTAAAAACATCAAATAAATCTTTAGTTACAAATCGAATCCCCAACTTATCAAATATTTTCATTGCCAAAGCATCTGGACGAGCTAACAGCTTAATCACAGCACTGGATGAGGTTTTGAACGGTTTGGATTGAAAGTGGACCAACTCAATTTTAGATTCATGGGGCAAGTAACCTTTTGAATCACCAACCGTTAAATAGGTTTTATGAGTTTGGCCATCATGATAAATAAACTTCTGAAAATCAGACAATACTTGCTTTTGAATCTCTTCCGAATAACTCGTAAATAGATCATTCTCCGTGTGAACAAATACATGAATACACCTTAATATTGCACATGACCATATCTGGTATTCTTTTGAAAAACTATTTTTAGGGGTCGCGTAGAAAAGAAGCTTTGTGATATCCACTAGACTTTTTCGATCTCGCAAGACTTCTGGGATTTCATCAAGGGCGTATCCCAAGCGTTCCGTCATTAAAACGACACTCCGGCGATGATAGTACCAGAGTTTTTCGATATCTCTGGGATTTTTGGAATCAAAACCATAGGACTTTAAAAACAAATGAGCTTTATTTTCTGTGTCGATTTCAAGTCCTGGAATATCTAAAGCGGATTTGCCACCAGCAATCGTATCCATGATCGACCAATTAAAATCAAAATCTGTTTTCATCACCATCATAAACCTGTTCGGAAACTATTTTTTCCTGACAGATCCTATGATTTAATAAGCTCAGAGTCTAGCATTTTCCGAAAGCTTACCTAAAAGGTTAATTAAAGGAATAATCCACAAGATTTCATAACAAAGACTCCCAAGAATCCAGATTTTGGTGTCTCTTTATTAAAATGAGTTGTATTAATAAAACTAACCTTGCCTCTGGCCTCTGTCCCATTGAAGGTTCCCTCAACAATTACGGATCCATAGCTATCTTTAAAAACTAATTTAAAATTTCCAGTATTTCCAACTAGGTTTGAAATTTCTCCGGAGTCTGCTTTTACAAAATTTATCATGATATTTTTTAAAAGCTCACCATCTGTTCCTTTTTCCCCAACTTTCCCATCTTTTATTTCCAAAGAAAACTTGGATTCAGACAAATTTAGTTGGTTATTTGTTACCTTTAGTTTTAGCTCCATACTCACCCAGGTTTCTGTTGAGGCCGCCGAACCGTCCAAGGCTCCAAGATATGCAGGGTCCATGGATCCAGATAAAAAATTAGCAAACGAATCTCTAAAATTATTTCCTGGAACTGAGCCATCATCCCATAACCTTCCCCAGGTAGAGGATCCATCAGTGCATTTTTGAGTGCTTAAATTATTAACTCCATTTACTGGATCTGTTCCCCTCAGGGCCGCGCCAGACCTGCTTGAAGAGGTGTTCTTTTTTGCACATGATGATAAAATTAAAAAAGAACTTAAAAATGCAAATAAAATTGATTTCAAAATGGCTTTTTTCATAAAAAATTCTCCTGTCCTTTGAACATGTTTAAAATTCTTCAAACACGCTCTTACCTACTTACTAAGGCAAAGAAGATGCCAAAGACTAAGAAACCCAAATCATCTAAAAATGATTCCATCTGGAAGTTATGGAAATATGAAGCTAAATTGTGATTCATTTTGAGACAACTTACGATCTTGTCAATTTTGGCCCTCACTCGAACAAGGAGGATACAGATCCAGGCCCCTTTGATTAGTTTTTTTTCAAGGTATCATTAATTTTAAGAAGAAGATCGATCTGTGACTGCTGAATTTTAAATAAAGATTTCATTTGTTCACTAATGAGTAGGTCCATTTTCCCATGGAGACTCCTCACTTCCATTTCGGCTTTTAGGTTGATCATAAAGTCACTGCGGGCTCGTCGACGGTCTTTATCTTCTCTTCGGTTTTGGCTCATCATGATGATAGGGGCCTGAATAGCAGCGATGCAGGAAAGAACAAGGTTAAGTAAAATAAAGGGATAAGGATCAAAAGGCTTTTCTCCTAAAAAGAATATATTGAGTACTATCCATGATGCTAAAATAAAAAAGAATCCTATAATGAAAAACCAGCTCCCTCCGAACTCAGCCACTTTATCGGCCAGGGATTGACCTAGGGAAAGCTCAGAGTCTCTTTCTAGCTCGAGCAGTTTCTCTGATAGTAGTTGTTCCTCAGCAATGGATTCTTTAACTAAATCGCCCAATCTTTGCAATTGTAAGTTTTCTTCTTCGATCAGTTCTTTTAAATCCATAGGATTCGACCTTTCATGATTTATTAAAGATAAATGTGTAGACCCGGTCTGTGGCATTTCTTTTTAAAGTCATGGTATCATTTATTTTTGAAAAATCTTTAAGTTTACTTTCAGGAGTTAGACCATCAATGAGCGATAGAATATTTTCTAAATTTTGGCCATGATTAATAACTTGAACCATATTCAAGTTAGAGGGTAATTTCATTTTTGAAAACTCGAGAGCTTCTCTATTATTGAGAATTTTAGGCCCCACGGTAACATACTTGTTATAGGCTAAGGGCTCCATCACAGAATGAACTTTATCTTTAAAAGAACCTCCGACAAAGGAAATATCAGCATATTGATAAAGATAAAATAAAAGTCCGAATTGATCGACAATTAAAATATCCCAATCGGTATTTTCATCAAAATCGGAATAAAATTGCAACTTGGCCTTAGGGAATTCTTTCGTGATCCTATTTTTAATAGAATCTAGGTGAGATTTATTGACTTCGTGGGGGGCCACAATCCATTTCCAATTGTGGAAATTTTTAAATACAGGAAAAAGAATACGTTCATCCTCTTCCCAGGTAGAACCAGCAACAAAAATTTTCTTAGAACAAAAGGCATGATCGTTATTTTGAGTCAAATCCTCTTGTTGGGAATTAATAGGGAAAAGATTTTTTAAAATGGGAACGGATTTTTTTTTGAGTTCAATTTGATCAAATCGAGTATCCCCTAAAATTTCAATAGGAACTTTTATACCTATTTTCATTAAGTTTATTTTATCTTCAGAACCGACAGTATAAATGGCTGTCAATCGATTGAAACAAAATTTTGTTAACCCTTGACTGACTAAGCCCACTTTTGAGCTTTTCTCTG
The DNA window shown above is from Deltaproteobacteria bacterium and carries:
- a CDS encoding DUF1003 domain-containing protein, which encodes MDLKELIEEENLQLQRLGDLVKESIAEEQLLSEKLLELERDSELSLGQSLADKVAEFGGSWFFIIGFFFILASWIVLNIFFLGEKPFDPYPFILLNLVLSCIAAIQAPIIMMSQNRREDKDRRRARSDFMINLKAEMEVRSLHGKMDLLISEQMKSLFKIQQSQIDLLLKINDTLKKN
- a CDS encoding potassium transporter Kup, translated to MLGALGVVFGDIGTSPLYALRECFTHNHQIAINHNNVMGILSLILWSLLIGISFKYMTIVLRADNKGEGGILSLMSLASSVVEKGSKRNIVILTLGLFGASLLYGDGIITPAISVLSAVEGLQVVFPESQNWVVPITCAILAVLFVFQSLGTTRIGFFFGPLILIWFLVIGIMGAVQIMAHPEILMAINPAYAFNFFKDNPTFGYLVLGSVVLVITGGEALYADMGHFGSRPIRLCWFYIALPALVLNYFGQGSLLLNSPESISNPFYLLAPGWAQVPLIILSTLATTIASQALISGVFSITRQAVQLGFCPRINVIHTSVREIGQIYVPFVNWALFLGVIWLVLNFKSSSHLAAAYGIAVSGTMLITTILAFYVAIKKWKWPILPSSILFLIILLFDVSFFFPNLLKITHGGWVPLVLGGTVYILMTTWQKGRRILAEALKTKSIPVTELIKKIEIEKPYRVQGTAIYMSSDPWGVPIPLLHNLRHNKVLHERVIFLTISTKEIPFVNKSERVQLECFGQNVYRIVASFGFMETPKIKHILEACRLKDFNILLNETTFVLGRETILPSSMLGMALWREWLFAVMAKNAARPTAFFRIPPNSVIEVGIQIEI
- a CDS encoding 1-acyl-sn-glycerol-3-phosphate acyltransferase, which translates into the protein MMLDSLAPLRSIVMVLIYPFFTLIASVVTIVLNLIFNDRKIDNRVIKWWARNTCRMFNVKVKVIHREKIPKNGGCLYLFNHTSYFDVWAMSAALPSFRFGAKIELFKIPFFGKAIARVGVLPINRDRKESVFRVYEKAKIRMQKGERFALSPEGGRQLEPRLGKFKSGPFVFAIQCQAPIVPVIIRNANRVMSKKSFIPNFYHWQDTITLEVMDSIETTDFVIDDKKKLMNMVHEKMNHVLNSFDNHGNSFASTDTQGR
- a CDS encoding thiolase family protein: MNRVVIVSSLRTPVGRFQGSLGALPAPKLGAIVIKETMKRFSLSAEAIDEVIMGEVLAAGVGQAPARQAAIFGGLSNKTPCLTINKVCGSGLKAVMLGADAITLGHSHVVLAGGQENMTLAPHLLENSRSGFRMGPAMVADSMLKDGLWDPYGNSHMGSFGDLCARENHFTREMQDQFAIESYQFAQNAMTQNYFKNEIVPVIIENKKGNILVDKDEEPFNTQFDKIPTLKPAFEKEGTVTAANASKINDGAAVHLLMSETQAQKSGLKPLARIVAYATNAHDPSYFTTAPVGAIKKVLNLANLKVSDIDRWEINEAFSVVTLFAIKELELTRAKVNSHGGAIAIGHPIGASGARILATLVHGLHTHQQKYGLATLCIGGGEAVAMIIERV
- a CDS encoding methyltransferase domain-containing protein — encoded protein: MTSSFHFFKAAIKEPLQISTLFQTSSSVVKALISPLQVDPHCSVLELGVGAGAVTEKIFKNMSDKDKYIGIEINEDLYKFVSNRYKGFKFICSSAEAISDYSEKRKFDLIVSTLPWSLFDRQIQQNIIEQVKLHLEKGGYFKTYLACNAVLTNSGARFQNLLKEKFEVTSHWEVLNIPPAKIFECRLKT
- a CDS encoding TIGR04552 family protein translates to MKTDFDFNWSIMDTIAGGKSALDIPGLEIDTENKAHLFLKSYGFDSKNPRDIEKLWYYHRRSVVLMTERLGYALDEIPEVLRDRKSLVDITKLLFYATPKNSFSKEYQIWSCAILRCIHVFVHTENDLFTSYSEEIQKQVLSDFQKFIYHDGQTHKTYLTVGDSKGYLPHESKIELVHFQSKPFKTSSSAVIKLLARPDALAMKIFDKLGIRFVTKDLFDVFTVLRFLLEHQMISFPHTMPDQSSNNLYPVSHFRKALELAKQEKISRTDFHSYMEKYLEENLKETDLFRKSNKQTHNDFKFIKFITRKLIHIDKEDKRLFSFFFPYEVQIMDEKSYTNMISGPSNHDSYKERQIKAARNRLFPGN